Genomic window (Gemmatimonadota bacterium):
GGGGAGCGACGGCTTCACGGACGCCGAGATCGCCCTGCTGGCTAGCATCTTCGACGATCCGGTCTACACTGCCGACGTGGCCGCATTCGGCAACCCCTCGGATCTGGATGGCAACGCGCGCATCATCATTCTGCTCACCCCGGCGGTGAACCTGCTGACCAGGCCCGAGGAGAAGGGGTTTATCATCGGCTTTGTCCGGCTGTGCGACCTGCTGAGCTCCACCTTCTGCCCGGAAACCAATCGCGGCGAGATCATGTACCTGCTGGTGCCGGATCCGGATGGCCAATACGGGAAGCGGCACGAGAGCGCAGATCTGCTGCAGCGCGCACTGCCCCCCGCCCTCGCCCACGAGCTGCAGCACCTGATCTCGTTCAATTACCGGCCCCTGCCCTGGGGCGGATTGGCAGCAGACGAGCTCTGGCTCTCTGAGGCCCTGGCCCATGCGGCGGAAGAGCTGGTGGGCCAGGTGGTGGAGGCGCGGGGCGACAGCGTCGCCGCCGCCCGCTTCCGTGCCCAGAACTACCGGCGCGCGCAACTCTTCCTGGAGAACCCCGCGCAGTCCAGCCTGATCTCCCCTGAAGGCGTCGGCACCCTCGAGCAGCGCGGCGCCGCCTGGCTCTTCGTCGAGTACCTGGCCGGCCGCTTCAACCGGAGCGTGCTGGCGAGCCTGACCCGCTATACCGGCAGCGGCGTCGATAACGTGGTCACGCAGACGCACACGCCGTGGAACAGCCTGGTCAACGACTGGGCCGTGGCGCTCTACGCGGACGACGCGCCCGAGCTGCGGGGATCGGGGCTGGGTGGCAGGTACACCTTTGCTGCCATGGATCTGCGCCGTATCATGGCGCCGCTCTCTCCGGGAGGCGTATACCCGCTCCGCCCCGAGATCCAGGGATTCAGCGATTTCAGCGCCCCGGGCGCCTTTGCCGCTACCTCAGCCTGGTACTTCCGCCTCGAGCAGGGCGAGGCCCGAACCACGCTGCGCGTCAGGCTCACTGCCGAAACTGGTTCGGGGTTCCCGCGTAGTGCCCGGCCGCAGCTCGCCGTGCTGCGGCTCCGCTGAGCGCGGGCCCGGCCGCCGCCCGCCGTGCTGCGGCTCCACTGAATCCGGGCCCGGCCGCAGCCCACGCCTACATGTCACAACTACTGTGCTATATCACCAGGGCCTGGGCCTCGCCGGCGGGAGCTGCGAGGGCTGGGCGTTGGGCACAAACAGCGGCTGCCCGAAGCGCGCGACGCCGTAGCGCCCGATCAGCGCCTGCCCTTCCCTGCCCGTGATCCAGGCGGCAAAGGCGCGGGCGCCAGCCAGGTTGCGAGCGCCCGAGACCGGAATAACGCCGTAGGGATTGAACAGGCGCGGGTCGCCTTCCAGCAGCACCTCGAGCAGCAGCGCGTGCTGCAGGGCCAGGTACGTCGCCCGGTCCGTCAGCGTATAAGCCTGCTTCTCGCTGGCAATGCTCAGGACCTCGCCCATCCCCTGACCGGCGTCGCGGTACCACGCCCCCACCGGCTCGAGGCGCGCTGCCTGCCAGAGTTGCCGCTCCTTCTGGTGCGTGCCGCTGGCATCGCCGCGAGAAATGAAGGGCGCGCTCGCGGCCGCAATGCGACGCAGTGCAGCAGCAGCGTCCGCGGCGCCGCGCACCCCGGCAGGATCGGCGGGCGGCCCCACCACCACGAAGTCGTTGTACATGACCTGCCGCCGCTCGAGGCCATACCCCTGGGCGACGAAGGCCGACTCGGCCGCCGGCGCGTGCACCAGCAGGACATCCGCGTCCTGGCGCTTCCCCAGCTCCAGCGCCTGGCCGCTGCCCACGGCAATGACCTTGACGTCGTACTGGGGGTGTGCGCGCTCGAATGCGGGGATCAGCTCGTCGAACAGCCCGGAATCCTCGGTAGAGGTAGTCGAGGCCAGGATAAGCGGCCGCGCCCGCTCGCTCCGGGACGGCGCCTGCGCCCCGGCCGCGTCGCCGGCCGGCGCCAATGCCAGGATGCACAACGCGGCCCGCAGGACGCCTCCGGGCGGGCGCGGTCTGGGCTGGGATCCATTCATTTGCCTGCCTCCTCGCCAAACCGTCCTCCCACCACGGCCAACCGCGGACCCGGTATCCCGCCAATGGAAAATACCGCGTCTACTTCGGCGAGGCCGCCAGCCCGACGTCGGTGTACCACCTGCGCAGCGCACTCTCGCCCTGAGAGTGCTGCGGCTGGCTCCCTAAAGGAGCGGCACCATGCCCAACGTCTTCGTCTCGCCGCCCGGCTACAGTTGGGAGATCCTGGTCTACTTCTTCTTCGGCGGGCTGGCCGGCGGCGCCTACTTGGTGGTCGGCCTGCTGCGGCTGGTGGGCCGGCCGGCGGACCGGCCGCTCACCCGCGTGGGCTGCTACCTGGTCTTTCCGCTCATCAATGTCGCTGCCGTCCTGCTGATCAAGGACCTGGGCCAGCCGGTGCGCTTCTGGCACATGCTCTTCCAGTCCGAGCAGTTCCCCAGGCTGATGCTCAAGTGGTGCTCCCCCATCTCGGTGGGCGCCTGGATCGTGGCGCTCTCGGGCGTCTTCCCGTTGCTCTCCTTTGTGCACGCTGGCGTTGAGGGTGGGATCTGGAAGCTGGACAGGGTGCGCCCACTCACCGCCGCGCTGCACGACCCGGAGCGCGCCCCCGGGGAAGGCGTTCCTCGTGCTGGCCTGCGCCTGGGGACTGCTGCTCGGCAGCTACACCGGCGTGCTGCTGAACGTGACCAACGCGCCCTCCTGGTCGCACGACCCGTTCCTGCCGGTCATGTTCCTGGCCGGCTCCGTGGCCACCGGCGCCGCCGCCGTCTTCCTGATCGCGCAGCTCGCCGGGCGCGGCGATGCGCCGGGGCGCGCCCGCGTGCTGGCGACCGGCACGCTCGCACTCGGCATCGAGGTGCTGGCCGTGGCTGGCGCCGTGCTGGCCGGGATCGGGAGCGGCGCCTCCCCCTTCTTCACCGGCTGGTGGGCCGCACTCTTCTGGCTCTTGGTGCTGCCCGTCGGGCTGCTCGCGCCGCTCTGGGTCCTGTGGATGGCCCAGTTTCGTGGGCGTCACGTGATCCGCAACGCACCCGTCGTGGGCGCGGGACTGCTTCTCCTGGGGGTTTTGCTGCTGCGGATGATCGAGGTGTTCGGCGGGCAGGCGTACTTCAGGCCGTACTAGGTGATGGGGCGATTGGCAGCCGGAGTACAACTCAGAACGAGCCTACCATCTCGACCGTGATCCCTGCCTGGGAACCTAAGACTGGGAACCTAAGATATCTTGCACGTCCTCGGGCATTGCGCGTATGTTCTTCCTGCTCGAGCCAATGAAGTGAAGGGGTTTGGGCTAAGCTCGGCCCACGAGGCCGCATCGGCACCGTCTCCGGCAAGGCGGCCGAATCGCT
Coding sequences:
- a CDS encoding substrate-binding domain-containing protein, with product MNGSQPRPRPPGGVLRAALCILALAPAGDAAGAQAPSRSERARPLILASTTSTEDSGLFDELIPAFERAHPQYDVKVIAVGSGQALELGKRQDADVLLVHAPAAESAFVAQGYGLERRQVMYNDFVVVGPPADPAGVRGAADAAAALRRIAAASAPFISRGDASGTHQKERQLWQAARLEPVGAWYRDAGQGMGEVLSIASEKQAYTLTDRATYLALQHALLLEVLLEGDPRLFNPYGVIPVSGARNLAGARAFAAWITGREGQALIGRYGVARFGQPLFVPNAQPSQLPPARPRPW
- the nrfD gene encoding polysulfide reductase NrfD; its protein translation is MLACAWGLLLGSYTGVLLNVTNAPSWSHDPFLPVMFLAGSVATGAAAVFLIAQLAGRGDAPGRARVLATGTLALGIEVLAVAGAVLAGIGSGASPFFTGWWAALFWLLVLPVGLLAPLWVLWMAQFRGRHVIRNAPVVGAGLLLLGVLLLRMIEVFGGQAYFRPY